In Methylomagnum ishizawai, one DNA window encodes the following:
- a CDS encoding toll/interleukin-1 receptor domain-containing protein → MPSLLSEKEWRDLLVDVDAGTVIPVIGPALITLHDPNKGEHESLYSMLAPKLAAELELPQPERFTTTAQVAATHVLSGRGCSRVYRELRALLRTVDSNIGVSSLEAIAPTLQLLARIRSFSLFIGTTPDHHMAHALGAHRPGFDLSRHLIVFHPNESPEERDLPTTRLRGPEAYLYQLLGDQDAHHCRDFAVWEEDLMEFICGLLEHSDQLKNLFTVLRERSLLFLGAPADDWTVRFLLRVVRGERLSNRRRDQISEYIADDSATLSQSTMLYFDQAVQTTRLIGGNPAEFTYELFSRWQQSYGVETDDRRFLDSLPAEMPSGAVFISYANEDLPTALDIARALHSEGVPIWIDRRHLQAGQRYDEKLEAAVKLRSSLFIALVSPASESSPTRYVQNERRWAAMRQGDLSDEFYLPVLHGLPSPEAVRVEPENVRKKLSGKKEFM, encoded by the coding sequence ATGCCTAGCTTGCTCAGTGAAAAGGAATGGCGTGATCTCTTGGTTGACGTAGACGCGGGAACGGTGATTCCGGTCATTGGCCCAGCCTTGATCACATTGCATGATCCCAATAAGGGCGAACATGAATCCCTCTATTCGATGCTCGCTCCGAAATTAGCTGCGGAACTCGAACTCCCGCAACCCGAACGCTTTACCACTACAGCGCAGGTCGCCGCCACCCACGTCCTCTCTGGCCGCGGATGCAGCCGGGTTTATCGCGAATTACGCGCCCTCTTACGTACCGTCGATTCCAACATCGGTGTATCTTCGCTTGAAGCCATAGCACCCACCCTCCAACTATTGGCACGCATCCGCAGTTTTTCCCTGTTTATAGGCACCACGCCGGACCACCATATGGCGCACGCTTTGGGTGCCCATCGTCCGGGCTTCGATCTATCACGTCATCTCATCGTTTTTCACCCGAACGAATCTCCCGAGGAGCGCGATTTGCCCACGACCCGGCTTCGTGGCCCCGAAGCCTATCTTTACCAGTTGCTCGGCGATCAGGACGCCCATCACTGCCGGGATTTTGCGGTATGGGAAGAAGACCTGATGGAGTTCATCTGTGGGTTGCTCGAACATTCGGACCAACTCAAGAATCTGTTTACCGTGTTGCGGGAGCGCAGTTTGCTTTTCCTTGGCGCTCCGGCGGACGATTGGACTGTGCGTTTCCTGCTGCGGGTGGTGCGCGGCGAGCGGTTGAGCAACCGGAGGCGTGACCAGATCAGCGAATACATCGCCGACGATAGCGCCACCCTGAGCCAATCCACAATGCTTTACTTTGATCAGGCAGTGCAAACTACACGCTTGATCGGCGGCAATCCCGCCGAATTCACCTATGAGCTTTTTTCACGCTGGCAACAGTCCTACGGGGTGGAGACCGACGACCGGCGTTTTCTCGACAGCCTGCCCGCCGAGATGCCCAGTGGCGCGGTTTTTATCTCCTATGCCAACGAAGACTTGCCGACCGCCCTTGATATCGCCCGCGCCCTCCATTCCGAAGGGGTGCCGATCTGGATCGACCGTCGCCATTTGCAGGCGGGCCAGCGCTACGATGAAAAGCTTGAGGCCGCGGTCAAGCTGCGTAGCAGCTTGTTCATCGCCCTGGTTTCCCCAGCCAGCGAATCCAGCCCCACCCGCTATGTGCAGAACGAACGCCGCTGGGCCGCCATGCGCCAAGGCGATCTGAGCGACGAGTTCTACTTGCCGGTGTTGCATGGCTTGCCTTCGCCCGAGGCTGTTCGCGTGGAACCCGAGAACGTGCGTAAGAAACTGTCTGGCAAAAAGGAATTCATGTAG
- a CDS encoding PEP-CTERM sorting domain-containing protein, whose protein sequence is MYTPTASVPEPATSSAVLLGLGLLGAARRRTGHALRPR, encoded by the coding sequence GTGTACACGCCCACTGCCTCCGTGCCCGAACCCGCGACCAGCAGCGCGGTCTTGCTCGGGCTGGGCCTGCTCGGCGCGGCGCGGCGTAGGACCGGCCACGCCCTCCGCCCCCGATAA
- a CDS encoding methyltransferase family protein, translating into MNKLILIPPPVFALALFAIGYGLDLLFPALPRPHLPLLGFILMASGLALGLMALAHFRLRRTTPIPHGEPSALVLSGPYLWTRNPMYLGLFTALLGLACYLGGLPLLLAAPGFCAVVNRIHIPHEEAKLAGLFGADYAAFRDRIPRWL; encoded by the coding sequence ATGAACAAACTCATTCTGATTCCGCCGCCCGTGTTCGCCCTGGCACTGTTCGCCATCGGCTACGGGCTGGACCTGTTGTTCCCCGCCCTGCCCAGGCCGCATTTGCCGCTGTTGGGCTTCATCCTGATGGCTTCCGGCCTCGCGCTGGGCTTGATGGCCCTGGCGCACTTCCGGCTGCGGCGCACCACGCCCATCCCGCATGGGGAACCCAGCGCCCTGGTGCTGTCCGGACCTTACCTGTGGACCCGCAATCCGATGTACTTGGGGCTATTCACCGCGCTGCTGGGCTTGGCCTGCTACTTAGGCGGCCTGCCCTTGCTGCTGGCGGCGCCGGGCTTTTGCGCCGTGGTCAACCGCATCCATATCCCCCATGAAGAAGCCAAGCTGGCCGGATTGTTCGGCGCGGACTACGCCGCGTTCCGGGACCGCATTCCCCGCTGGCTGTAA